In the genome of Entelurus aequoreus isolate RoL-2023_Sb linkage group LG08, RoL_Eaeq_v1.1, whole genome shotgun sequence, one region contains:
- the LOC133655833 gene encoding cytochrome P450 26A1 codes for MALSTLLATFLCTVVLPLLLFLVALKLWEVYLTRGRDPSCPSPLPPGSMGLPFFGETLQLILQRRKFLRMKRRKYGYIYRTHLFGNPTVRVTGGDNVRQILLGEHKLVSVQWPASVRTILGSDTLSNVHGAQHKTKKKAIMRAFSREALELYIPVIQEEVRAAVKDWLVRDSCVLVYPEMKRLMFRIAMRILLGFEPEQIRTDEQQLVEAFEEMIKNLFSLPIDVPFSGLYRGLKARNFIHSKIEENIKKKIQDSEKESKHGDALQQLIDSCRKNGEPFSMQAIKESATELLFGGHETTASTATSLIMFLGLNPEVEDKLRQELIDKEEEGMQLQSLNIESLEQLKYTGCVIKETLRINPPVPGGFRVALKTFELNGYQIPKGWNVIYSICDTHDVADIFPNKEDFQPDRFMTKASASSSRFQYIPFGGGSRMCVGKEFAKVLLKIFLVEVVTKCHCTLLNGPPMMKTGPTVYPVDNLPTKFSHYVQN; via the exons ATGGCGCTCAGCACACTGCTGGCCACCTTCCTGTGCACCGTCGTGCTGCCACTTTTACTCTTCCTGGTGGCCCTCAAACTGTGGGAGGTCTACCTGACTCGCGGCAGAGACCCGAGCTGCCCCAGTCCGCTCCCTCCCGGCTCCATGGGCTTACCTTTCTTCGGCGAGACGCTGCAGCTCATCCTGCAG AGGAGGAAGTTTCTGCGCATGAAGCGCCGGAAGTACGGCTACATCTACCGGACTCACCTGTTCGGGAACCCCACCGTGCGCGTCACCGGAGGCGATAACGTCAGGCAGATTCTGCTGGGAGAACACAAGCTGGTGTCCGTGCAGTGGCCCGCGTCCGTGCGCACCATCCTGGGCTCCGACACGCTGTCAAACGTCCACGGAGCGCAGCACAAAACCAAGAAAAAg GCCATCATGCGAGCGTTCTCCAGAGAAGCGCTGGAGCTTTACATCCCCGTCATCCAGGAAGAGGTGAGAGCTGCAGTAAAAGACTGGCTTGTGAGGGATTCCTGTGTACTGGTCTACCCGGAGATGAAGCGTCTGATGTTCCGCATTGCCATGAGGATCCTGCTGGGCTTCGAGCCCGAGCAGATTCGCACTGATGAGCAGCAGTTGGTGGAGGCGTTTGAGGAAATGATCAAGAATTTGTTTTCCCTGCCCATCGACGTTCCCTTCAGTGGCTTGTACAGG GGACTGAAAGCGCGAAACTTCATTCACTCAAAGATCGAGGAGAACATCAAGAAGAAGATCCAAGACTCTGAGAAAGAGTCCAAACATGGGGATGCACTGCAGCAGCTGATAGATAGCTGCAGGAAAAACGGAGAACCATTCAGCATGCAG GCCATTAAGGAGTCTGCCACAGAACTGCTGTTTGGCGGCCATGAGACCACTGCCAGCACAGCCACCTCTCTGATCATGTTCCTGGGCCTCAACCCTGAAGTGGAGGACAAACTCCGACAGGAGCTGATTGACAAG GAAGAGGAAGGCATGCAACTCCAGAGTCTGAACATCGAGTCTTTGGAGCAATTGAAGTACACGGGTTGTGTCATTAAAGAGACTCTAAGGATCAACCCTCCTGTTCCTGGAGGCTTCAGGGTGGCGCTTAAGACCTTTGAACTTAAT GGCTATCAAATTCCCAAAGGCTGGAACGTCATCTACAGTATCTGTGACACGCACGACGTGGCGGATATCTTCCCCAACAAAGAAGACTTCCAGCCTGATCGCTTCATGACAAAAGCCTCGGCCAGCTCGTCGAGGTTCCAGTACATTCCTTTCGGTGGTGGGTCACGGATGTGCGTGGGGAAGGAGTTCGCCAAGGTCCTGCTGAAGATCTTCCTGGTGGAAGTGGTCACAAAGTGTCACTGTACGTTATTAAACGGGCCGCCCATGATGAAAACTGGACCGACTGTTTACCCTGTGGACAATCTGCCAACCAAGTTCAGCCACTATGTTCAAAACTAG